The following coding sequences lie in one Spea bombifrons isolate aSpeBom1 chromosome 5, aSpeBom1.2.pri, whole genome shotgun sequence genomic window:
- the PPDPFL gene encoding pancreatic progenitor cell differentiation and proliferation factor-like protein, giving the protein MASVPSAGCLTAKNQFYRVRQNSESSVGSVSSSDSGLSTDQEKSNHDLPEIFEKCWWLKTFFYCEQVPSPSVRINMSTNSSGNAA; this is encoded by the exons ATGGCATCTGTTCCATCAGCTGGTTGCCTCACAGCAAAAAATCAGTTCTACAGAG TTCGTCAGAATTCTGAATCTAGTGTGGGTAGCGTGAGCAGTTCTGACTCAGGACTCTCAACTGATCAAGAAAAATCTAATCATG atttgCCTGAAATATTTGAGAAATGCTGGTggctaaaaacatttttctactgCGAACAGGTCCCATCACCATCAGTTAGGATAAACATGTCTACCAATAG TAGTGGCAATGCTGCTTAA